One region of Longimicrobium sp. genomic DNA includes:
- a CDS encoding protein kinase yields MSGLEGLLAGRTLMGRYRIEEVIGRGGFAAVYRAHDERLGRTVAVKVITVVAADAATRDQIRRRFEREARVAASLDHPNVVTVYDVGTDPDLELDFLVMELLRGEDLSRRLARPERLETPAAVRILRDTAHGIAAGHRGGLIHRDVKPANIFLAEHEREERFRVCVLDFGIARIRDAEQSLTKLTRGAAPLSPRYASPEQLQDARDLSPASDVYSLGVIGYELLTGERPFDPEQIRLLTRGDAADPPSFDAIPAQVEPIIRRAMELDPERRFADAGEMAEALDAALTSLRAEAVPVVVPVEASETVMLPATEPAAAVPGVVAPPVVVPTPAAEPVRETPPAPLADPTREVPLLAERVPAGVPVTGRPARRRASPALLVGVPLLLLVGGGAWWAMSRDTPDAPRPVEQTTAAAPPAATPPPARTPDSLAWSAPDGGDPAEAGAVQQPGSGGVPAGGAVPGGGAAPAGGAAPPAQPGTAPAASGTFAGTSTPPRTPAPASSPAAASAARQAEQRFEVGDFPAAVAGFRRAVAAAPGNAHYRNQLGWALFQSGDLAGAERELRETVRLDPNRAIAYANLGEVYRVRGQKPAAIANYRRFLELNTNERREEIARGKLRGMGATP; encoded by the coding sequence ATGTCCGGACTCGAAGGGCTCCTCGCCGGCCGCACGCTGATGGGCCGCTACCGGATCGAGGAAGTGATCGGCAGGGGCGGCTTCGCAGCCGTGTACCGGGCCCACGACGAACGCCTCGGCCGCACGGTGGCGGTCAAGGTCATCACCGTGGTCGCGGCGGACGCGGCGACGCGCGACCAGATCCGCCGCCGGTTCGAGCGCGAGGCGCGCGTCGCCGCCAGCCTGGACCATCCCAACGTCGTGACCGTCTACGACGTAGGGACCGATCCCGACCTGGAGCTCGACTTCCTGGTGATGGAGCTGCTGCGCGGCGAGGACCTGTCGCGCCGCCTCGCACGCCCGGAGCGGCTGGAGACGCCCGCGGCGGTGCGCATCCTCCGCGACACCGCGCACGGAATCGCGGCGGGACACCGCGGCGGGCTGATTCATCGCGACGTGAAGCCGGCCAACATCTTCCTCGCGGAGCACGAGCGCGAGGAGCGCTTCCGCGTGTGCGTGCTCGACTTCGGCATCGCGCGCATCCGCGACGCCGAGCAGTCGCTCACGAAGCTGACCCGGGGCGCCGCGCCGCTCTCGCCGCGCTATGCATCGCCGGAGCAGCTCCAGGACGCGCGCGACCTTTCCCCCGCGTCCGACGTGTACAGCCTGGGGGTGATCGGGTACGAGCTGCTGACGGGGGAGCGCCCGTTCGACCCCGAGCAGATTCGCCTGTTGACGCGCGGGGACGCGGCCGATCCGCCCTCGTTCGATGCCATCCCCGCCCAGGTCGAGCCGATCATCCGCAGGGCGATGGAGCTGGACCCGGAGCGCCGCTTCGCCGACGCCGGCGAGATGGCCGAGGCGCTGGATGCCGCTCTCACCTCGCTCCGCGCCGAAGCCGTGCCGGTCGTCGTGCCCGTCGAGGCGTCGGAGACGGTGATGCTCCCCGCCACCGAGCCGGCCGCGGCGGTGCCGGGGGTCGTGGCGCCTCCCGTTGTCGTGCCCACGCCCGCGGCCGAGCCCGTGCGCGAGACGCCGCCCGCCCCGCTCGCGGATCCCACGCGCGAGGTGCCGCTCCTGGCGGAGCGCGTGCCGGCGGGTGTGCCAGTCACTGGACGTCCGGCGCGCCGCCGTGCTTCACCCGCGCTGCTCGTGGGGGTTCCGCTGCTCCTGCTCGTGGGCGGCGGCGCGTGGTGGGCGATGTCTCGCGACACACCGGATGCACCGCGTCCCGTCGAGCAGACCACGGCAGCCGCGCCGCCCGCCGCGACTCCGCCGCCCGCGCGCACGCCCGACTCTCTCGCCTGGAGCGCCCCCGACGGCGGAGACCCGGCCGAGGCCGGAGCAGTGCAGCAGCCGGGCTCGGGTGGGGTCCCTGCCGGCGGCGCCGTGCCCGGCGGTGGTGCGGCACCTGCCGGCGGTGCAGCGCCTCCCGCCCAGCCCGGCACCGCCCCGGCGGCCAGCGGCACGTTCGCGGGCACGTCCACGCCACCGCGGACCCCCGCGCCCGCGTCGAGCCCCGCCGCGGCGAGCGCGGCGCGCCAGGCGGAGCAGCGCTTCGAAGTCGGGGACTTTCCGGCGGCGGTGGCGGGATTCAGGCGGGCGGTGGCGGCGGCGCCGGGCAACGCGCACTATCGCAACCAGCTGGGATGGGCCCTCTTCCAGAGCGGCGACCTGGCCGGTGCGGAGCGGGAGCTGCGCGAGACGGTGCGGCTGGATCCCAACCGCGCCATCGCCTACGCCAACCTGGGAGAGGTGTACCGGGTGCGCGGGCAGAAGCCGGCGGCCATCGCCAACTACCGCCGCTTCCTGGAGCTGAACACCAACGAGCGCCGCGAAGAGATCGCGAG